In Rhinopithecus roxellana isolate Shanxi Qingling chromosome 4, ASM756505v1, whole genome shotgun sequence, a single genomic region encodes these proteins:
- the VIP gene encoding VIP peptides isoform X2 codes for MDTRNKAQLLVLLTLLSVLFSQTSAWPLYRAPSALRLGDRLPFEGADEPDQVSLKEDMDILQNALAENDTPYYDVSRNARHADGVFTSDFSKLLGQLSAKKYLESLMGKRVSNISEDPVPVKRHSDAVFTDNYTRLRKQMAVKKYLNSILNGKRSSEGESPDFPEELEK; via the exons ATGGACACTAGAAATAAGGCCCAGCTCCTTGTGCTTCTGACCCTTCTCAGTGTGCTGTTCTCACAGACGTCGGCATGGCCTCTTTACAGGGCACCTTCTGCTCTCAG GTTGGGTGACAGACTACCCTTTGAGGGAGCAGACGAACCTGATCAAGTTTCATTAAAAGAAGACATGGACATCTTGCAAAATGCATTAGCTGAAAATGACACACCCTATTATGATGTATCCAg aAATGCCAGGCATGCTGATGGAGTTTTCACCAGTGACTTCAGTAAACTCTTGGGTCAACTTTCTGCCAAAAAGTACCTTGAGTCTCTTATGGGAAAACGTGTTAG TAACATCTCAGAAGACCCTGTACCAGTCAAACGTCACTCAGATGCAGTCTTCACAGACAACTATACCCGCCTTAGAAAACAAATGGctgtaaagaaatatttgaacTCAATTCTGAATGGAAAGAGGAG CAGTGAGGGAGAATCTCCTGACTTTCCAGAAGAGttagaaaaatga
- the VIP gene encoding VIP peptides isoform X3 — MDTRNKAQLLVLLTLLSVLFSQTSAWPLYRAPSALRLGDRLPFEGADEPDQVSLKEDMDILQNALAENDTPYYDVSRNARHADGVFTSDFSKLLGQLSAKKYLESLMGKRVSNISEDPVPVKRHSDAVFTDNYTRLRKQMAVKKYLNSILNGKRSEGESPDFPEELEK; from the exons ATGGACACTAGAAATAAGGCCCAGCTCCTTGTGCTTCTGACCCTTCTCAGTGTGCTGTTCTCACAGACGTCGGCATGGCCTCTTTACAGGGCACCTTCTGCTCTCAG GTTGGGTGACAGACTACCCTTTGAGGGAGCAGACGAACCTGATCAAGTTTCATTAAAAGAAGACATGGACATCTTGCAAAATGCATTAGCTGAAAATGACACACCCTATTATGATGTATCCAg aAATGCCAGGCATGCTGATGGAGTTTTCACCAGTGACTTCAGTAAACTCTTGGGTCAACTTTCTGCCAAAAAGTACCTTGAGTCTCTTATGGGAAAACGTGTTAG TAACATCTCAGAAGACCCTGTACCAGTCAAACGTCACTCAGATGCAGTCTTCACAGACAACTATACCCGCCTTAGAAAACAAATGGctgtaaagaaatatttgaacTCAATTCTGAATGGAAAGAGGAG TGAGGGAGAATCTCCTGACTTTCCAGAAGAGttagaaaaatga
- the VIP gene encoding VIP peptides isoform X1: MDTRNKAQLLVLLTLLSVLFSQTSAWPLYRAPSALRLGDRLPFEGADEPDQVSLKEDMDILQNALAENDTPYYDVSRNARHADGVFTSDFSKLLGQLSAKKYLESLMGKRVSSNISEDPVPVKRHSDAVFTDNYTRLRKQMAVKKYLNSILNGKRSSEGESPDFPEELEK; the protein is encoded by the exons ATGGACACTAGAAATAAGGCCCAGCTCCTTGTGCTTCTGACCCTTCTCAGTGTGCTGTTCTCACAGACGTCGGCATGGCCTCTTTACAGGGCACCTTCTGCTCTCAG GTTGGGTGACAGACTACCCTTTGAGGGAGCAGACGAACCTGATCAAGTTTCATTAAAAGAAGACATGGACATCTTGCAAAATGCATTAGCTGAAAATGACACACCCTATTATGATGTATCCAg aAATGCCAGGCATGCTGATGGAGTTTTCACCAGTGACTTCAGTAAACTCTTGGGTCAACTTTCTGCCAAAAAGTACCTTGAGTCTCTTATGGGAAAACGTGTTAG CAGTAACATCTCAGAAGACCCTGTACCAGTCAAACGTCACTCAGATGCAGTCTTCACAGACAACTATACCCGCCTTAGAAAACAAATGGctgtaaagaaatatttgaacTCAATTCTGAATGGAAAGAGGAG CAGTGAGGGAGAATCTCCTGACTTTCCAGAAGAGttagaaaaatga